The Hyalangium gracile genomic sequence AGAGACACTCGAACGCTTCGGGAAGTTCATGGGGGGCTCCGTGGGGGTGACGGGAACCTCCCATCGCAAGCGAGGTGCCACGCCTCCCGGAGTCCCCAAAACCCCTGAGTTTCAGGGCTTTACGCGCCCACGCGCTCCCTGGAGCCCGGGAGCCGCAGGCAGAACGTGCCAGTTCTGGCACGCACGCGCGCTCCTCCTGGAGACAGCCATGTCAGGGGGGCCGGGCTACACGCCGCCGGTGGCGGCGGTGAGCGTGTTGCGCATCAGCATGGCGATGGTCATCGGCCCCACGCCACCGGGCACCGGGGTGATGGCGGACGCGCGCTGCGAGGCGCTCTGGAACTCCACGTCCCCCACGAGCTTCCCGTCGGCCTTCCGGTTCTGCCCCACGTCGATGACGACCGCCCCGGGCTTGATCCACTCGCCCCGGATGAGCTCGGGCACCCCCGCCGCGACGACGAGGATGTCCGCCTGGCCCACCTCGCGGGGCAGATCGCTCTTGCGGTGGCAGATCGTCACCGTGGCGTCCGCCTGGAGCAGCATCAGCGCCTGGGGCTTGCCCACGATGTTGCTGCGGCCCACCACCACGGCCCGCCTGCCGGAGAGCTCACACTTCGCCTCCTCCAGCAGCCGCATCACCCCGAGCGGAGTGCAAGGCCGCAGCCCTGGCCGGCCCAGCGACAGCCGCCCGGCGTTGAGGGGATGGAAGCCATCCACGTCCTTCTCGGGGTTCACCGTGGAGATGATCAGCTCCGCGTCGATGTGCCTGGGCAGCGGGAGCTGGACGAGGATGCCGTGAACCGCCGGGTCCGCGTTGAGCTGGCGGACCAGCGCCAGCAATTCGTCCTGAGAGATGCTCGCGTCGCGGTGGTGCTCCCAGGAGTTGAAGCCGAGTTCCTGCGCCGCCTTCTTCTTCCCGTTGACGTAGATCTTCGAGGCGGGATCCTCTCCCACCCGGACGACGGCGAGCCCGGGGGTGAGCCCCCGCTGGGCCTTGAGCCGCTCGACCTCCGCCTTCACGTCCGCCCGCACCCGCGCCGCGACGGCCTTGCCATCGATCAACTGAGCCATAGGTCGGCGGACTCTATGCGAAACCGCGCCCTGGAGGTTGAAGCGGGAGCGGGCCGAGCGCGGCACGAACGTTCGGGCAAGGCGTGCGTCGACTCCCTGAAGGCCGTAGTCTCCCCCTCGGACTCGGCCGGGGGTCCCTGGGAACATGCCCCTATGAACTCGCTTGCTCCATCGATGAAGCGTCCGAAGTCCGGCCTCCTCTGTGCAGCGCTCCTGCTGGCCCTCGCGGGCTGCGGCGAATCCAAGCCGGAGGAGGAGAATGAAAACGACGAGCGCGCCAGCACCTACTGCGCCGACCTCCGGGCGATGGTGGAGGGGCTGCGTCAGAAGCGAGGCACCTGCGCGCCGCACTACAACAACGAAGAGCCCCTCGCGTTCCGCAACGACGAGTGCCAGGCCGCGCTCGAGAACGGCGCGTGCGCCGACAGCGACTTCCCGTTCGTCCGCAGGTACATCGACTGCCTGAACGCGGTGGGCAGCTGCGATCCCTCCCAGCAGACCGTCTTCAACGAGGCCATCGACGAGTGCGTGGATCAGCTCCAGGAGGAGCGTCAGTTCGAGCTGAATGGCGAGGAGAGCTGTCGCACCATCGTCATCGGCGACTGAGCCGCACCACCCACACGGCCCCCCTTGCACGCCGCCCTCCTGTTGCGTGTTCATGGGGGGGCGTGTCAACGGCATCCACCCAACCGACCTCGCCTGGCCTCCAGGAGCAGGCGCATGCGACCACCGCCTCCTTGCCCCTGGAGACGGACCCGGCTGGGCTCACCGAGAGAGCTCCCGCCGGGGAGACGCACCGCGCGAGCACCTCACGTTGGCTCGGCCCCCTGGCGCTGGCAGGCCTGGGACTGGCCATCGCGGGCATGACGGTGCCTACGTACGTCATCCGCGAGGTGCAGCTCGTCAACGGGCTCGCGCGACCGGTGGAAGTGCGTCTGAACGATCAGCCCCGCCTCCTGCAGCCAGGAGAGCTCTCGCGGGAAGACGTCTTCAGCCTGGGAGCCCCCTACCACGTCGAGGCGCGGTGGCCAGGCAGCTCGCAGCCCTTCGAGACTGTCTCCCTCGAGGCGACGCAGCGCTCTGTCTACAACGTCCTGGGCGCGGCCTCCCTGCGCGTGGG encodes the following:
- the folD gene encoding bifunctional methylenetetrahydrofolate dehydrogenase/methenyltetrahydrofolate cyclohydrolase FolD; the protein is MAQLIDGKAVAARVRADVKAEVERLKAQRGLTPGLAVVRVGEDPASKIYVNGKKKAAQELGFNSWEHHRDASISQDELLALVRQLNADPAVHGILVQLPLPRHIDAELIISTVNPEKDVDGFHPLNAGRLSLGRPGLRPCTPLGVMRLLEEAKCELSGRRAVVVGRSNIVGKPQALMLLQADATVTICHRKSDLPREVGQADILVVAAGVPELIRGEWIKPGAVVIDVGQNRKADGKLVGDVEFQSASQRASAITPVPGGVGPMTIAMLMRNTLTAATGGV